The Xanthomonas sp. DAR 34887 genome has a segment encoding these proteins:
- a CDS encoding HutD family protein, translating to MPSRVIPANDYRRERWRNGLGWTREILRLPQADSDDWLLRLSIAEIEQDAAFSSFPGIDRELVLLRGAGLRLRFDDGAVHVLEPPYARLRFAGERPLRGELLDGPTHDFNLMWRRDRLRTQLLHRPLVGPMLFFAEPGICWVVHLLAGQAQFDAGCGLPPMAAGDSAWLGANTRQRFALSGGGELLAIRIEPLAAPAD from the coding sequence ATGCCTTCGCGGGTAATCCCCGCCAACGATTACCGCCGTGAGCGCTGGCGCAACGGACTGGGGTGGACACGGGAGATCCTGCGCCTGCCGCAAGCGGACAGCGACGACTGGCTGCTGCGCCTGTCGATCGCCGAGATCGAGCAGGACGCGGCCTTTTCCAGTTTCCCCGGCATCGATCGGGAGCTGGTGCTGCTGCGCGGCGCCGGCCTGCGCCTGCGCTTCGACGACGGCGCCGTGCATGTGCTCGAACCGCCGTATGCGCGCTTGCGCTTCGCCGGTGAGCGTCCGCTGCGCGGAGAATTGCTCGACGGCCCCACCCACGACTTCAACTTGATGTGGCGCCGCGATCGCCTGCGCACGCAACTGCTGCATCGGCCGCTGGTCGGGCCGATGCTGTTCTTCGCCGAACCCGGAATCTGTTGGGTCGTTCATCTTCTGGCAGGGCAGGCGCAGTTCGATGCGGGCTGCGGATTGCCGCCGATGGCCGCCGGCGACAGCGCGTGGTTGGGCGCCAACACCAGGCAGCGCTTCGCTTTGAGCGGTGGCGGCGAACTGCTGGCGATCCGCATCGAGCCGCTGGCGGCGCCCGCCGACTGA